ttttttaatatggggcgcctgggtggctcagttgttaaacgtctgccttgagctcaggtcatggtcccagggtcccggggttgagccccgcttcaggctccctgctccacgggaagcctgcttctccctctccccttgtttgtgttccctctctcactgtctctctcgctctctgtcaaataaataaataaaatacttaaaaaaaaaaaaaaaaggctaagggGGACTGAGGCACTGGGAAGAACCGGGAGGATCTCAGCTTCAGAACATAgtggtagggcgcctgggtggctcagtgggttaagccgctgccttcggctcaggtcatgatctcagggtcctgggaccgagtcccgcatcgggctctctgctcagcagggagcctgcttccctctctctctctgcctctctatctacttgtgatttctctctgtcaaataaataaataaattaaatcttaaaaaaaaaaaaaacatagtggTACCCTGTAGTGGCCTTTACCGAGctggagggactgagggagaggtgggggtgggactAGATTGATTTAGAAGAAGGGGGGAATGGAGAATTCAGTTCTGATGACTGAGCTTGATATGTAGCCTGAGCATCCAAGAAGTGGTGGAGGCAGCTGACAGTCAAACCTGGAGGTCAAGGGTACCGGGTGGACCAGATACAACTATGGAGTAGCATTTTAAGCCAGGGATTAGGACCAAGGAGCCAGGACCAAGATGACACCAGGAGGCTAAATATATGAGTAAAGACGTACTGATCAACAGAAAGTGGGCACGGTCAGATTTGCATTAAAGTGAACTAATAGGCACAAAGCATTACCTGTGACTACAGAACACTTTAGAGTGATCAGTCAGCAGTGACCATGTGACAGGATCAAACCTTTCCACGAAAACCAGGAGCAAGGGAACACTGGTCACATGTCTACCTTGTGCCAGGCATGGGCTGGGTGCCCTCTATCTTCTCTCAGATGACCTACCTTCACAACAAGCCTGTGAACTGGGCATCATCCTGGGACAAAGGTGAGAGATTAGGCCTGATTCCGCCTGTAAAGGCGGACCAGATGTTTGAATTCCTGCTCTACTAGTCACTAGGGATGTGACCTTGAGCCCCTAGAATGAAGTCCATAAGGCTTAGCTGTGTGCCCACTCTCATGGCCTCTCATTCCACTCGTCCCCTCGTCTACTCAACTCCTCACTTACTGAACTTGTTCCAGCTCAGGGCCTTGGTGCTTTCTGGGCTCCCTGCCTACAATATACCCTTTTCGATTTTCTTCACAGGGCTGTCCCCTTCAGCTCTCAGATCAAATGTCACCCCCTCGGGGAAACCGGGCGTGGTTCTCCTATCTCGTGTGCCaaggaaaacaggaagaaggaaataatattatAAACAGGGAAAAGatgtcttggggaaaaaaaaaaaaaaaaaaaaaaaaaaaaaaaagtggaattcaAATCCAGGAGTTGGTAGTTATGAACAAAACTTGAAGAGATCcaactaataaaataatttcacaacAAGGAGCagttggggcctctgggtggttcagtgggttaaagcctatgcctttggctcaggtcatgatcccagcatcctgggatagagccccggatctggctctctgctcagcagagagcctgcttccccccacccctctctgcctacttgtgagctatctgccaaataaataaaatctcaaaaaaaaatctaccaggAAGCGAAATTATAATCAGAAagctgttggggcgcctgggtggctcagtgggttaagccgctgccttcggctcaggtcatgatctcagggtcctgggatcgagtcccgcatcgggctctctgctcagcagggagcctgcttccttctctctctctctgcctgcctctcagtgtacttgtaatttctctctgtcaaataaataaataaaatctttaaaaataaaaaaaaaaaaaaaaaaaaaaaaaaaaaaaaaaaaaaagaaagctgttcaAGGAAGGGTTTAGCACCAAGTGAGGTGGCTGAGAGATGTGTGTCACAGCTGGTCACCATGGCACAGGGCCAATTCCCACATCTTTACTGCAAAGAGACACAGTATCACCAGGAAGTCCAGGGACAGGCCTTGACTGGCCAGTGCTCCCTCCCCTCAGTCTAGGGGACACCACGACAGCTTCCTGTTCTTCGCCTCCCCTTTTATTAACCAATCTCTTGTACAGAAAGAGCCTCCTGTGAAGATGATCAGGTTGGGACGGAACTATACTCATTTTGACTGGTTTTGGTGTTCTCAGTACTCTGCAGCCTCTACCTCCTGGAATGGAGGAGTATTTCCACAATGGTGGTGGGGACTCCCATGTTGAGACAGGGAGGCTTCCTAAAGCCACTCTCAGATGAACACCTTACTGAGTGCTGGGGAAGCTAAGgtcactcagcaaacatttactcaGCAACGGCCACCTATTAGATCCTGTAGATCACAATTCTCGGAGctcttgggggagggagggacgggACAGACACTAACCCAATCAACACCTACGTAAACATAAGTTGCCAACCTGAGGATTCTTAATCTATTCTAGAGAACCAGGAAAGTCCTCCCCAAGGCTATTATGGAAGAGGCACTGAGAGCCCACTGTGCCGGCAGGGAACCCAGAAAGCCaagggaagagggcagagagaggctgAAGTCAGATTTCAGAGGGTCGGTATTCCGGTTTTCAaccatttattagttttaaaccGAAATGACCATGATGAGATCTAAACTTTACGAAGATCAAGTAGAATGAATCAGGAGAATCAAGAAATAATCCCTACAATGTTGTCAAATACacatcaataaagctgaaaacaaaagaattaatcTCACCTCCACTTCCTCCCTAAGCCTGGAATCCTCACCTTCTGGAGCAGTGGAGGTTCGTTCGCATTCACGCATCCAGTTTGCTGAGAGCCTGCTCTGGGCCAAGCGTGGTCCTAGGGGCTGAGAGGGTACAAGAGCAAACAAGTCAGCCTCAGTCCCTGCCAGCTCTAGTGAGGTCTACAGTCATAGAGACCCTTGAGAAGAGCCTTAGACCGGGGTGACCGCCTTCTAAATGCCGGAGCAGGGACAAATCACCTAACCCTTCCCGCGGACCTGTTTTCCACATTTGTAAAACGGGAACCTACCCTGCAGGCCTCTTGTGAAATTTGAAGATCACTCTGCACGGCTCTGCAGTCGGCAGACCCTCAGCGCACACCCTCAGTGGGCCGCAAGGTTCTGGTCATTTCTGGAGGTGGCATGCGGGCTGCAACACGTGCGGCGAGGGCGAGCGCCAACGTCTGGATGTAAAAGTCCTCGCCGCGCTTCGGCCACGTAGCGAGTCTCGAGCTTTCCGGAATTCCAGGTTCCAGGTAGTTCCCTTGGGCCCCGACCGCGCCCAAGGCTGCCGCACCACCGACAGCAGTAGAGAAGGACGCAACGCGACACTCGCCGCAAGCTCCCGGCCGGGCCATGGCGAGGCTGTGGCGTCCCAAACGCATGCGCAGTCCGGCCGCTCGCACGCGGCGGGGCTCGCCCCGCCCACTCCGGAGGCGGGGCCGTGAGGCCTGGGCTCCGCGCTCCGGGCCCCGCCTCCAGCTCGCCAAGGACTGCCCGGAGCCGGGAGCTGGCGGGCGGAGCCCGGCAGGGAGCGCCTGGGCACTTTAAGGAGGGGGCGGGCCCGGGGGCGGTGGCCCCAGGGGCGGTTGCCGCGGGGACGGGGCAGTGACGCGGCCCGAGGGCGGAAGTGGAAAAGTTGCCGGCGCCCCGAGGCAAGTTGGCTGAACTGTGCGCGCGGCGCGACGATGGGGAGCTCGGGCAGTCGCCTGTCCAAGGAGCTGTTGGCGGAGTACCAGGTGCGCGGGACGCCGGTCCCGGGGAGTGTGCGCGCGGGCCTGCGCAGGGGAGCCGGGTCTGGGGAGCCGGATCCTGGGGCCGGCGGCAGAGCGGGCGTGGCCTCCGGGAGGCTCGCTGAACCCCTTCCGTTTTGCCTTCCAGGACTTGACGTTCCTGACCAAGCAGGAGATCCTCCTGTAAGTGCCCTGTCGAACTTCAGCTCCCAGATCCTCTAGAGGCGGCTTCGGGGGGGCTCTGTCCGTAGACGGGCAAACGGCGGGTCCcccagagggagggacaggggccTGCCTGCGGTCCGCGGCCGAGCGGGAGCCGGCGCCCGGGCCCGAGTCCCGGGCAGTGTCCTCCGCCCGCCCCGCCCTCCTCGCCCTCCTGCCGTTTCGGGGGGGCCCCCAACCCCGCTGTGCACCGCTGGGAGCCACCTCGCAGCCTCGGGCCCGGCCGGGTGCCCCGGGGCCTAAGCCCCGTTGCCTTCTGCATGACTGAACTTCCTGCCCCAACCGGGCAGGGGCTGCTGTGGCTCTCCACCGACTTCGCCTACCCGCAGCTTGGCTCCTGGTAACTCAATCCGAATTAATACAGTAACCGTTAACGCTTACTGAGCACTCTCCGAGTGCCAGGACCCGTGGAAGTGGTTGGTTGCCTACATTACCTAATTTAATCCTCAGGTGGGAGGTACCGGGACAATGACAGAAGTTTCAGATTAGTTTGGTAACTTGCGTAAGTTACCAAAATTACTTACACTTCGAGTAAGAGGATTTGAACTCGAGCTTTAGAACCTATGCCCAGTACAGTGACTGGCACACATTAGACCCTCAGTAAATACCCATGGCATGAATGCACTCTCAGCCTGTAGTCTGGAGACATCTGGATTTTCTACACATGGGACTACATATGTGTCTCCCTTTGGCCTATGCCTGCTGACTGAGAAGTTGTGCATGTGCCTTAGCTCCTCACCTGCTTTATAATGGGTAATGAAGCAAGGAGTGGGGATGTAATACACACAGAAAGGTTTGCCAACAAGTTCCTCTTCTGCCAGAGCCCACAGGCGGTTTTGTGAGCTGCTTCCCCCAGAGCACCGGAGCGTGGAGGAATCACTGCAGATACGAGTGTCCTTGGAGCAGATCCTCAGTCTTCCAGAGCTCAAGGTGCCagtcccccactctccctctgctattccacTTGAGATCATGCGGTCACTGGTCCCTGTTCTGGTCTTCTCTTTATTTAGCCCTAATTTCCTGGGGAGGAGGGCTTTACCAAAATCACCTGGTGGAATTAACTAGAGAGGTGTTTTGCCAGTTGGGGTTCTTGGACATACTCTTGGAGAGTCAAAGAAGTTTTGTCCTTTAAAAGGAGTTGAGCTACCCAATTAAGGTTTGAGAAACCCTATTCCAGAGGCTGATTGCCTCTCTGTAGGGTTGctgtgaaaaacatttttagggatgcctgggtggctcagttggttaagcatctgccttcggctcaggtcatgaccccagggtcctggggttaagtcccacatcgggctccctgctcagcggggagcccgctgctctccctgcttgtgcactctttcaatgacaaacaaataaaatctttaaaaaaattttttttataaagatttttacttatttgagagagagtgggggagaggggaacgGAGAGGGACAAGCCAACCCCACGCGAAACCTGGTgagaggcttgatctcacgaccctgagcggagatcaagagtctgaccaCAGACTGGGgccacccagggtgcccctgCTGTGAAAATTTTTATGCAAAGGGCCTATAACACAGTGAGTGTTGAAGTAAACGTGTTTAAAGTCACCAGCCCATCTGTTCTCTTCCCTTAGGATGctttcatcttccttctctgccccaaGCCTGCCTTTGGGTTAAACTGACTCACAGGAAACCATTTTGGTCTCTTCCCTTAGTCAGGTGGTCCTCCTGCCCTCCAGGCTGGCCCTAAAAGACTGATCCTTCTCTCCTGTGAACCTGAGCTCACAGAGTAGGTGCTGTGACCTGTTCCCTCCAGCTCCTGGTGGGGTCTGAGGAGTGTGTGACCTGGGCTGTATCTGTGGCCTTCACACAAGGCTCTCTTGCCTAGGCCAACCCCTTCAAGGAACGAATCTGCAGGGTCTTCTCCACATCCCCAACCAGGGACAGCCTGAGTTTTGAGGACTTCCTGGACCTTCTCAGTGTGTTCAGTGACACAGCAACTCCAGACATCAAGTCTCACTATGCCTTCCGCATCTTCGGTGAGAGCCAGGAGCAACCTGGTGGGACACGGCCTGTCCCCCCATGGTCGTGGTGGTGGTGTACCTACTGCTTGGGAGCCTGGGAGCTCACCCTGACCACATTCTTTCTGGCTTCTTGTGTCTGTCTCTAGACTTTGATGATGATGGAACCTTGAACCGAGAAGACTTGAGTCACCTCGTGAACTGCCTCACAGGACAGGGCGAGGACACACGGCTTAGTGCTTCAGAGATGAAACAGCTCATTGATAATGTGAGTAGCTGGGCCAGGCCAGGGAgcgggagggaagggcagggacttGGCCTGAcgctctccctcccccagatCCTGGAAGAGTCCGACATTGACAGGGATGGCACCATCAACCTCTCAGAGTTTCAGCACGTCATCTCCCGGTCACCAGACTTTGCCAGGTACAATGGTCATGGTCCCCCGTATTCTGGGTGCTGCACCTGGGTCTGGGATGTTAGCATGGGGGGCGGCAGCCAGGCTGAGCAGTCTCTCCAGTTCCTCTCAGTGTCTCAGGGCAGCTCTAACGCcgaaggggagggacagatgtGGGACAGCCCATTCTGAAGGGTTGTAGGGAAGACAAGCTTGGGGCTAGCCTGTCCCCTCTTCTTTCATCAGAAAACACGACTCACTCTTCTCTTGTTCAGCTCCTTTAAGATTGTCCTGTGACAGGAGCCACAGCGTGTGTCCCAGCAAGCACCCCGTCAGAGAGGCTTTCCACTGCTGAGCTGTGGTCGAGGTCATGCCTGTGTTGCCAGGGCCGGCCAAGCCGGCCTAGCCCAGAGCTGGCGGCCGTGCAGTCCCGCTCCAGGAAGGAGAAGGCCCTCCGTGCCAGGGCCTCTCTCCTTCTGTTATTGTCATCGCTCTGTTTGTGTTCTACTCTTCCGTAATAAAAGTTTAGACATTTTGACCCTTTGCATAATACTAGAAGCACTGGTATGAGGAAGGACCGGACTTCCAGGAGCCTTTGGTCCTTCTGGGAAGAACAGGATCTAAAGGGCCAGCAGGAAGTGAGACGGTAGCCTGCCCGGCCCGGCCCTCATGAGGGTGTGAGCAGGGCGGGGTAGCGGGACAAGTGCAACTCCTCCCAGTGGTGCTTATACAATTTGTACACATAAAAATTCAGACAACTGTGTGCCAAAAGAAAAACCGCCAGTTTCACTgtgtgctcatttttaaaaataaacatttttaaaataattaaaaaaagaacatgacaaCCCCCCCTCCCCGATCCCATGTTCCCACCCTGAACCGAACTGGGGGAGGTGCAAAGTAAGGGGTTGACGGACAATGAATGAATTCTTTGCCCCTCCCATCAGTGCATTAAACTTCCCACCTGCAGGACCATGCTCCACTGGGAGATGACGTCGACCAGACCAGGGTGGCTCTGGGCCACTAGCCTCTGGAAAGCGGAGGCTCAGACCACTCCCCAAAACTCAAGAGCACTGGGCCAACCTCAAAGAGTAACAGTCCTTTGAGAGGAAGGGCCAGGATTCTGTTTctattctttagattttattaaaaaaaaaaaaaaagaaaaagtaaagtgcatcttattaaaaaaaatataaaacccacTTAAACTTAGTGTCCCCATCACTTTGAGTGGGAGTAGgcaaggtgggaggagggagcggGGAATGGGGTCCGGGAGCAGTCTGGAGGGAATGCGAGCCAAAGGGACACACAGGTTCACAGGCTGGATGGAGGCAGGCAGGCACCAATCTCTTCCTAGACTCCGAGGGAAAGGGCATCCATCGTCCTAAACTCTCTCCGGGGCTCACGCTGCCCCTCTTGCGCGTGGCCACAGCCTGATACAGGCCGGAAAGGTCCAGCAGGTGAGTCTGAGCCCAAGGCCTTGTGAGGGGCTGCAGTGGCAGCGTGGCCCTCTGGTCCCTGAGGTGACAGGATGGCTGTGAAGAGTTGGCCAGCTGGCAAGGCAGGACCCACAAAGCCCGAGCCGCTCCCTGCTTCTGTGGGGACGAGGGCCCACCAGTGGCTGTGGGATAAGGCAGGAGGTGGAAGAGGCCAGCTGGTGGGGACTGCCAGCTCTGTCTCAGACTGCCTCTGAGGCCGTGCGGCGGAGCGGCTGGCGCACGGGGCGTTCTGCGATGTCTCATTCTTCTCACTGgcttcacattttcatttttttttttttttttttaaacaaagggctCAGTTTTACACAGGGAGCACTGTTCTGCCCACCCAGGCAGGCCCCCATCCGCAACCGGGCTCTCCCGGGCCCTGGCTGCCAGTTGCAGGGGGCCTTGCTGCTTGGCAAAGGTCAGCAGGCCGGCAGGCTCTGCGGGCCCCAAGGGCCGGGCGCTGCGGCTGTGTCCCACAACCCGCAGAGGTCTGGCGGGCCCCCTCTGCGCACTCGGGGTCTGTGGGGCCAGGGCGGACTGCTCGAGCAGTGTGCTTTCACACCACGGAGTCCCGGATCTCAGAGCCCAGGCGGACCCGGGGCCGGGGGCACACCGGGGACACTTCCACAAAGCTGTCCTGGATGCTGAGCGGCCTCTTCTCAGACTCCGTGAAAACGCGGGGTGCCGGGGAGCTCTCGGACAGGGCCTGGTAGCCTCGGTGGTCCAGCGGAGTGCTAGGGGGGCCTACGCCATTAAGTGGCCGGGTCTCAGGGGGCAGCGCCATGGGGCGGGGCTTGGGGTGCACACTGgcgcactccccctgcttcagGAAGACCTTCATGCCGCCCCGGTGCCGGTAGAGGAAGAACAAAATGAGGAGCACCACGGCGAGCACGAAGAGCGTGCACATCACCAGGAACTCGGTCCAGTAGGACTTGTCCACTCCCCAGCTGGCCTTGCTGCCTGCCGGTGCGCTCACCCGCGACGTGCTGATGATGACAGGCACGCTGCCGCTCCGGTCGCCTCGGTCCGCTGCCCTGTCCTCCACCACCATCGGGGAGTAGCAGGCCACCAGCTGCCGGAAGCCCTCCTCCAGGGACCAGCACTGGAacacccccagctcctgctggcCGCCCACCAGCAGCAGGTCCCCAGTGGGCAACACACGGCAGGAGGCCGAGGTGTTGACCGGGAGACCGTTGTGCAGCCAGAGCCGGGTGGCCAGgttggagaggagggggcaggccaAGGTTTTCACCGTGTTCGGCGGAAAGTCGACTTGCTCACATCGCTTCTCACCTGCAGACGGAAGAGGCACGGGGTAATGGGGGGACCAGCATCCACGGGAGCCCCAGGCTCGCCCCACTTCTCTGGGGACTGTAATCCTTGTGCTGTGGTACACAGCTCTGGGACTCTGTGAGTCTGGGACCAGGAAAGGCATTTACAACCCACCACTGCCTGCAGGGGCCTTCTCAGCAGACCTGGCCCCCCCACTTCAGCCCCAGCCCTCCACAGGGCGACTTACCCGTGAGTACCGGAGACCGGGGCCCGGGTGAGGAAGTATTGCAGAGACCCCTGGTGTTGGCCCCCTCAATGTCCTGGATCCATGACCTGGGGACcaaagagagtcagagagaggcCAGGAAACCATTGTGCCCCCACAGGGACCCGGCCCCCGTGCAGCACAGGCCCTTCTCTGGCCCTGCAGCTCCATAAGGGCCTGGGGCTCAGAGACTGCGGGACCCAAAGCCAGAGTAAATGGCAGGCGGCTTCCCCAGGTTGATTCTACACCTGCAGGTTTGAGCCGGCATCTCCTCCGTTTGCAcagtatttatttcaaatatggcTAAATACCACTTCCTGCGTTATGAAA
This Mustela nigripes isolate SB6536 chromosome 13, MUSNIG.SB6536, whole genome shotgun sequence DNA region includes the following protein-coding sequences:
- the CIB1 gene encoding calcium and integrin-binding protein 1 isoform X2, producing the protein MGSSGSRLSKELLAEYQDLTFLTKQEILLAHRRFCELLPPEHRSVEESLQIRVSLEQILSLPELKANPFKERICRVFSTSPTRDSLSFEDFLDLLSVFSDTATPDIKSHYAFRIFDFDDDGTLNREDLSHLVNCLTGQGEDTRLSASEMKQLIDNILEESDIDRDGTINLSEFQHVISRSPDFASSFKIVL
- the CIB1 gene encoding calcium and integrin-binding protein 1 isoform X1 is translated as MGSSGSRLSKELLAEYQDLTFLTKQEILLAHRRFCELLPPEHRSVEESLQIRVSLEQILSLPELKANPFKERICRVFSTSPTRDSLSFEDFLDLLSVFSDTATPDIKSHYAFRIFDFDDDGTLNREDLSHLVNCLTGQGEDTRLSASEMKQLIDNILEESDIDRDGTINLSEFQHVISRSPDFARTMLHWEMTSTRPGWLWATSLWKAEAQTTPQNSRALGQPQRVTVL